TTCTTGACTTTTTAACCGCCCAGACAGGATGGACCGAACAGACGCCTTTCGGGTGATCTTATTCCCTTCCCTTTGAAACAACATCGTAGACATCTTTTCTATGGAGGATGGCAAGGATTAGGATCTCCTTTGCCTTTACCTTAAAAACAACCCTGTAGTCCCCTACCCTTAGTTTCCAGTAACCCTTCAGTGTCCTCCGTAAGGGCACGCCATA
The sequence above is a segment of the Syntrophorhabdaceae bacterium genome. Coding sequences within it:
- a CDS encoding type II toxin-antitoxin system RelE/ParE family toxin, producing the protein MGYTLSYHPSVKDKDLPKLDKKAKTRIRKAIESKLLTAPEEYGVPLRRTLKGYWKLRVGDYRVVFKVKAKEILILAILHRKDVYDVVSKGRE